The Bombus terrestris chromosome 9, iyBomTerr1.2, whole genome shotgun sequence genome contains a region encoding:
- the LOC100645413 gene encoding insulin receptor isoform X2, with product MKMRWLLVVVLLSTTTLLSCCQPNRVRYRTSLDDDNDEIRSRYEANYAYTNTEKATPRNGRRERNLDDSDDPFYERIVSYRSNRAIDASRSTEANAKLTQQPGQLPNLPKSNAKPIDVVHEKGRRRVTNKNVTIGDGICQSIDIRNSASGFGIMKDCRVIEGFLQIVLIENNSETDFQPITFPKLREITGYLLLYRVNGLKTLSNLFPNLEVIRGNILLTDYAFMVYEMQNLQEIGLKKLTEISRGSVRIEKNPALCYTTLDWDLIVSAGENVIKDNGEEASCPGCSHCPGGYCWTSQHCQRTERLDCHDQCLGECHGPTESECYVCKHYRHEGKCVETCPSDLYSYLSRRCVTKDECVRMNRLRRVYYVLEDGQAWRPFNGSCVTHCPDGYEDALDENNIARSRKENGKMTTCRACVNSCRKVGHGALIRHISDAQSFRGITVVKGALEFQIRNGNPNIMNELSDAFGRVEEITEYVKITHSFPITSLNFFKKLKVIKGEKLDINNASLSVLDNPNLSSLFPPGQEIRIENGRLFFHYNPKLCLSKIIQFSQMVNITNYTDLEIQPQSNGEKVACDIVNINITVKNLGPDYADLMWDSYKPPEGQQLLSYLLNYIETENQNITYEMNACGWNNTWQIVDVDIPKWNTTVSKHISNLKPYTMYAVYVKTFNARTTKFVGPVGQSRIIFFRTKSTIPSPPMNAVSTALSETEILVKWEPPLFPNGPIGYYMVSSVMIYEDENLISSRDYCNDTLDNELESEEVVPDVTVKTPVVNRVSCCSKNTNRNIITSKKFEIFCHENTTISYISPGWKDYCVYNSYNTVDNQFYELANNLSTPRPEESSRFDASKSTGNVLDKHAVTYNVSGRNNSFVIKNLRHYSRYIISIAACGVKVNESNMCSSIQYTNTRTRKRNRADDVKNVKVQVTNNTIVEVFWDLVKDPNALTVSYTIEYTNLDVKDAKKSTECIPQTGRRDTVNSYLIKNLSPGKYSLRMRSTSLAGDGNFSNVVYFSIGLSNTTPITLIAFFTFGVLSVMLVVLLIVLRHHQKRKKQERLIASVNPDYIETKYVIDEWEVPRESVEILEELGLGNFGMVYRGVYDKTTPVAIKTISKTASQREKNEFLNEASVMKNFSTFHIIKLIGVVSIENPPFVIMELMENGDLKTYLRRIRDTHLVPDACRIMRMAAEIADGMAYLESKKYVHRDLAARNCMVSKNLVCKIGDFGMARDVYETDYYKIGRKGLLPIRWMAPENLSDGVFTSDSDVWSFGVVLYEILTLAEIPYQGFSNEEVLSHVLHKGTLNIPRNCPENIQKIMEKCFKWRPNDRPTFMEIVSELEPFLGQDFYEKSFYHSMEGVESRNSGMKKPYHHAAPIRFHWGNETARWVKEFEDNVTLLDQTKAGTSRGRIFKNGFQHFGNVANMEDVPLDR from the exons ATGAAGATGAGGTGGTTACTGGTGGTCGTGCTCCTTTCCACCACAACGCTGCTGTCCTGCTGCCAACCAAATAGAGTTCGGTACAGGACAAGCCTCGACGATGACAACGACGAGATTAGGAGCAGATACGAAGCGAATTACGCATATACGAACACCGAGAAGGCTACCCCTAGGAACGGACGTCGCGAGAGGAACCTGGACGATTCTGACGATCCGTTTTACGAGCGGATCGTTTCCTACAGAAGCAACAGGGCCATCGATGCTTCCAG GTCGACGGAAGCCAACGCAAAATTGACCCAGCAACCGGGCCAACTACCGAACCTCCCTAAATCGAACGCAAAACCAATCGACGTGGTTCACGAGAAGGGTCGACGAAGGGTCACAAACAAAAACGTGACGATTGGCGATGGAATTTGCCAGAGCATCGATATACGGAACAGCGCGTCTGGTTTCGGCATTATGAAGGATTGTCGCGTGATAGAGGGCTTTCTGCAGATCGTCCTCATCGAGAATAACTCCGAGACGGACTTTCAACCGATCACTTTTCCCAAACTTCGGGAAATCACTGGCTACCTGCTTCTCTATCGCGTGAATGGATTGAAGACTCTCAGCAATCTGTTTCCAAATCTCGAGGTGATCAGAGGCAACATCTTGCTGACCGATTACGCGTTCATGGTGTACGAGATGCAGAATCTACAGGAG ATCGGTTTGAAGAAACTTACCGAGATCTCACGGGGCAGCGTTCGGATCGAGAAGAATCCGGCGTTGTGTTACACCACCCTCGACTGGGACCTCATCGTTTCCGCGGGAGAGAATGTTATCAAGGACAACGGGGAGGAAGCCTCTTGCCCTG GATGTTCCCACTGTCCCGGGGGTTACTGCTGGACTTCACAGCACTGTCAGAGAACAGAAAGGCTGGATTGTCACGATCAGTGTCTGGGCGAGTGTCACGGTCCAACGGAAAGCGAATGTTACGTATGCAAGCATTATCGGCACGAGGGGAAATGCGTGGAAACCTGCCCTAGTGATCT ATACTCCTATCTCTCGAGACGCTGCGTCACGAAGGATGAGTGTGTACGAATGAATCGTCTAAGACGAGTATATTATGTCCTGGAAGATGGTCAGGCGTGGAGACCATTCAATGGATCCTGCGTGACTCATTGCCCTGACGGTTACGAGGATGCACTCGACGAGAACAAT ATTGCGAGATCAAGGAAGGAAAATGGGAAG ATGACCACGTGTCGCGCTTGCGTGAACAGCTGCCGGAAGGTCGGCCACGGAGCTCTGATCCGCCACATCTCCGACGCCCAGAGCTTCCGTGGTATAACCGTAGTGAAAGGAGCGCTGGAGTTCCAAATTCGAAATGGAAATCCGAACATAATGAACGAACTAAGCGACGCATTCGGTCGAGTCGAAGAAATTACCGAGTACGTCAAGATCACTCACTCGTTCCCCATCACCTCGTTGAATTTCTTCAAAAAGCTCAAGGTTATCAAGGGTGAGAAACTGGACATTAACAACGCCAGCCTATCCGTCTTGGACAATCCCAATCTGTCCAGCCTGTTCCCACCTGGGCAAGAAATCAGAATCGAAAATGGCCGACTCTTTTTCCATTACAATCCAAAGCTCTGTTTATCCAAAATCATACAGTTCAGTCAAATGGTGAACATCACGAACTACACCGACCTGGAAATACAGCCGCAATCGAATGGCGAGAAAGTGGCTTGCGATATAGTGAATATAAATATCACGGTTAAAAATCTGGGACCTGATTACGCGGATTTGATGTGGGATAGCTACAAGCCACCGGAAGGGCAGCAGTTGCTCAGTTACCTGTTGAATTATATTGAGACGGAAAATCAGAACATCACGTACGAGATGAACGCTTGCGGGTGGAACAACACCTGGCAGATAGTCGACGTAGATATTCCTAAATGGAACACAACGGTTTCGAAGCATATCAGCAACCTGAAACCCTACACTATGTACGCGGTGTACGTAAAGACGTTCAACGCCAGGACCACCAAGTTCGTAGGACCAGTGGGCCAGTCGAGAATCATCTTCTTCCGGACGAAGAGTACCATTCCATCGCCTCCGATGAACGCAGTATCCACTGCCTTGAGCGAGACTGAGATTCTAGTCAAGTGGGAACCGCCACTGTTCCCTAATGGGCCAATAGGATACTATATGGTCTCTAGCGTCATGATCTACGAAGACGAGAATCTAATCTCGTCCAGGGATTACTGCAACGATACGCTAGACAATGAACTGGAATCCGAGGAAGTGGTGCCGGACGTAACCGTGAAGACGCCAGTGGTAAATCGGGTTTCGTGTTGCTCGAAAAACACGAACAGGAATATCATCACGTCGAAGAAGTTCGAGATTTTCTGCCACGAGAACACGACTATCAGCTACATATCACCCGGCTGGAAGGATTATTGCGTGTACAACTCCTACAACACCGTGGACAATCAGTTCTACGAGCTGGCAAACAATCTGTCCACCCCTCGACCGGAAGAATCCAGTAGATTCGACGCATCCAAGTCCACGGGGAACGTGTTAGACAAGCACGCGGTCACGTACAACGTTAGCGGTCGAAACAATTCGTTCGTGATCAAGAATCTGCGCCATTACTCGCGCTACATCATTAGTATAGCCGCGTGCGGCGTCAAAGTCAACGAGTCGAATATGTGCTCATCGATTCAGTACACGAACACCCGAACGAGGAAGCGGAATCGTGCGGATGACGTGAAGAACGTGAAGGTGCAGGTGACCAACAACACCATCGTTGAGGTTTTTTGGGACCTGGTGAAAGATCCTAACGCCCTCACCGTTTCATACACCATCGAATACACCAACTTGGACGTGAAAGACGCGAAGAAGAGCACCGAGTGCATCCCACAAACTGGTCGAAGAGATACCGTGAACAGTTACTTGATCAAGAACCTGAGTCCTGGAAAATACAGTTTACGGATGAGGTCCACGTCGTTGGCCGGTGATGGTAACTTCTCGAACGTGGTGTATTTTTCCATAGGTCTGAGCAACACCACGCCCATCACGTTAATAGCGTTCTTCACATTTGGTGTTTTGTCTGTGATGTTGGTCGTTTTACTCATCGTTTTGAGGCATCATcagaagaggaagaaacagGAAAGACTGATCGCCAGTGTAAACCCTGATTACATAGAAACAAAGTACGTGATCGACGAGTGGGAAGTACCTAGGGAAAGCGTGGAGATCTTGGAGGAACTTGGTTTGGGCAATTTTGGTATGGTGTATAGGGGAGTGTACGACAAGACTACGCCAGTGGCCATCAAAACGATTTCGAAGACGGCTAGTCAGAGGGAGAAGAACGAGTTCCTGAACGAAGCCTCGGTAATGAAGAACTTTTCGACTTTTCACATAATTAAACTCATCGGCGTGGTATCCATCGAGAACCCCCCGTTCGTTATCATGGAATTAATGGAGAATGGAGATCTGAAGACCTATTTGCGTCGGATTCGCGACACCCATCTCGTGCCGGATGCCTGCAGAATTATGAGAATGGCAGCTGAGATAGCCGATGGTATGGCTTATTTGGAATCGAAAAAGTACGTCCACCGAGACTTAGCTGCGCGGAATTGCATGGTGTCGAAGAACTTGGTGTGCAAGATCGGTGACTTTGGCATGGCCAGAGACGTCTATGAAACGGACTACTACAAAATCGGTAGGAAAGGTCTTCTTCCAATCAGATGGATGGCACCGGAGAATCTGTCAGACGGTGTGTTTACGTCAGATTCTGACGTCTGGTCGTTCGGTGTGGTTCTCTATGAGATTTTAACTCTCGCAGAGATTCCTTACCAAGGTTTCTCTAACGAGGAAGTGCTCAGCCATGTATTGCACAAAGGGACTCTAAATATTCCACGTAATTGTCCCGAAAATATCCAGAAGATCATGGAGAAGTGTTTCAAGTGGCGACCAAACGATCGTCCCACGTTCATGGAGATCGTGTCAGAGCTGGAGCCGTTTCTTGGCCAAGATTTCTACGAAAAATCGTTCTACCACTCGATGGAAGGTGTGGAGAGCCGAAACTCGGGTATGAAGAAACCCTATCATCACGCAGCTCCTATCAGATTTCATTGG
- the LOC100645413 gene encoding insulin-like peptide receptor isoform X4 — MKMRWLLVVVLLSTTTLLSCCQPNRVRYRTSLDDDNDEIRSRYEANYAYTNTEKATPRNGRRERNLDDSDDPFYERIVSYRSNRAIDASRSTEANAKLTQQPGQLPNLPKSNAKPIDVVHEKGRRRVTNKNVTIGDGICQSIDIRNSASGFGIMKDCRVIEGFLQIVLIENNSETDFQPITFPKLREITGYLLLYRVNGLKTLSNLFPNLEVIRGNILLTDYAFMVYEMQNLQEIGLKKLTEISRGSVRIEKNPALCYTTLDWDLIVSAGENVIKDNGEEASCPGCSHCPGGYCWTSQHCQRTERLDCHDQCLGECHGPTESECYVCKHYRHEGKCVETCPSDLYSYLSRRCVTKDECVRMNRLRRVYYVLEDGQAWRPFNGSCVTHCPDGYEDALDENNMTTCRACVNSCRKVGHGALIRHISDAQSFRGITVVKGALEFQIRNGNPNIMNELSDAFGRVEEITEYVKITHSFPITSLNFFKKLKVIKGEKLDINNASLSVLDNPNLSSLFPPGQEIRIENGRLFFHYNPKLCLSKIIQFSQMVNITNYTDLEIQPQSNGEKVACDIVNINITVKNLGPDYADLMWDSYKPPEGQQLLSYLLNYIETENQNITYEMNACGWNNTWQIVDVDIPKWNTTVSKHISNLKPYTMYAVYVKTFNARTTKFVGPVGQSRIIFFRTKSTIPSPPMNAVSTALSETEILVKWEPPLFPNGPIGYYMVSSVMIYEDENLISSRDYCNDTLDNELESEEVVPDVTVKTPVVNRVSCCSKNTNRNIITSKKFEIFCHENTTISYISPGWKDYCVYNSYNTVDNQFYELANNLSTPRPEESSRFDASKSTGNVLDKHAVTYNVSGRNNSFVIKNLRHYSRYIISIAACGVKVNESNMCSSIQYTNTRTRKRNRADDVKNVKVQVTNNTIVEVFWDLVKDPNALTVSYTIEYTNLDVKDAKKSTECIPQTGRRDTVNSYLIKNLSPGKYSLRMRSTSLAGDGNFSNVVYFSIGLSNTTPITLIAFFTFGVLSVMLVVLLIVLRHHQKRKKQERLIASVNPDYIETKYVIDEWEVPRESVEILEELGLGNFGMVYRGVYDKTTPVAIKTISKTASQREKNEFLNEASVMKNFSTFHIIKLIGVVSIENPPFVIMELMENGDLKTYLRRIRDTHLVPDACRIMRMAAEIADGMAYLESKKYVHRDLAARNCMVSKNLVCKIGDFGMARDVYETDYYKIGRKGLLPIRWMAPENLSDGVFTSDSDVWSFGVVLYEILTLAEIPYQGFSNEEVLSHVLHKGTLNIPRNCPENIQKIMEKCFKWRPNDRPTFMEIVSELEPFLGQDFYEKSFYHSMEGVESRNSGMKKPYHHAAPIRFHWGNETARWVKEFEDNVTLLDQTKAGTSRGRIFKNGFQHFGNVANMEDVPLDR, encoded by the exons ATGAAGATGAGGTGGTTACTGGTGGTCGTGCTCCTTTCCACCACAACGCTGCTGTCCTGCTGCCAACCAAATAGAGTTCGGTACAGGACAAGCCTCGACGATGACAACGACGAGATTAGGAGCAGATACGAAGCGAATTACGCATATACGAACACCGAGAAGGCTACCCCTAGGAACGGACGTCGCGAGAGGAACCTGGACGATTCTGACGATCCGTTTTACGAGCGGATCGTTTCCTACAGAAGCAACAGGGCCATCGATGCTTCCAG GTCGACGGAAGCCAACGCAAAATTGACCCAGCAACCGGGCCAACTACCGAACCTCCCTAAATCGAACGCAAAACCAATCGACGTGGTTCACGAGAAGGGTCGACGAAGGGTCACAAACAAAAACGTGACGATTGGCGATGGAATTTGCCAGAGCATCGATATACGGAACAGCGCGTCTGGTTTCGGCATTATGAAGGATTGTCGCGTGATAGAGGGCTTTCTGCAGATCGTCCTCATCGAGAATAACTCCGAGACGGACTTTCAACCGATCACTTTTCCCAAACTTCGGGAAATCACTGGCTACCTGCTTCTCTATCGCGTGAATGGATTGAAGACTCTCAGCAATCTGTTTCCAAATCTCGAGGTGATCAGAGGCAACATCTTGCTGACCGATTACGCGTTCATGGTGTACGAGATGCAGAATCTACAGGAG ATCGGTTTGAAGAAACTTACCGAGATCTCACGGGGCAGCGTTCGGATCGAGAAGAATCCGGCGTTGTGTTACACCACCCTCGACTGGGACCTCATCGTTTCCGCGGGAGAGAATGTTATCAAGGACAACGGGGAGGAAGCCTCTTGCCCTG GATGTTCCCACTGTCCCGGGGGTTACTGCTGGACTTCACAGCACTGTCAGAGAACAGAAAGGCTGGATTGTCACGATCAGTGTCTGGGCGAGTGTCACGGTCCAACGGAAAGCGAATGTTACGTATGCAAGCATTATCGGCACGAGGGGAAATGCGTGGAAACCTGCCCTAGTGATCT ATACTCCTATCTCTCGAGACGCTGCGTCACGAAGGATGAGTGTGTACGAATGAATCGTCTAAGACGAGTATATTATGTCCTGGAAGATGGTCAGGCGTGGAGACCATTCAATGGATCCTGCGTGACTCATTGCCCTGACGGTTACGAGGATGCACTCGACGAGAACAAT ATGACCACGTGTCGCGCTTGCGTGAACAGCTGCCGGAAGGTCGGCCACGGAGCTCTGATCCGCCACATCTCCGACGCCCAGAGCTTCCGTGGTATAACCGTAGTGAAAGGAGCGCTGGAGTTCCAAATTCGAAATGGAAATCCGAACATAATGAACGAACTAAGCGACGCATTCGGTCGAGTCGAAGAAATTACCGAGTACGTCAAGATCACTCACTCGTTCCCCATCACCTCGTTGAATTTCTTCAAAAAGCTCAAGGTTATCAAGGGTGAGAAACTGGACATTAACAACGCCAGCCTATCCGTCTTGGACAATCCCAATCTGTCCAGCCTGTTCCCACCTGGGCAAGAAATCAGAATCGAAAATGGCCGACTCTTTTTCCATTACAATCCAAAGCTCTGTTTATCCAAAATCATACAGTTCAGTCAAATGGTGAACATCACGAACTACACCGACCTGGAAATACAGCCGCAATCGAATGGCGAGAAAGTGGCTTGCGATATAGTGAATATAAATATCACGGTTAAAAATCTGGGACCTGATTACGCGGATTTGATGTGGGATAGCTACAAGCCACCGGAAGGGCAGCAGTTGCTCAGTTACCTGTTGAATTATATTGAGACGGAAAATCAGAACATCACGTACGAGATGAACGCTTGCGGGTGGAACAACACCTGGCAGATAGTCGACGTAGATATTCCTAAATGGAACACAACGGTTTCGAAGCATATCAGCAACCTGAAACCCTACACTATGTACGCGGTGTACGTAAAGACGTTCAACGCCAGGACCACCAAGTTCGTAGGACCAGTGGGCCAGTCGAGAATCATCTTCTTCCGGACGAAGAGTACCATTCCATCGCCTCCGATGAACGCAGTATCCACTGCCTTGAGCGAGACTGAGATTCTAGTCAAGTGGGAACCGCCACTGTTCCCTAATGGGCCAATAGGATACTATATGGTCTCTAGCGTCATGATCTACGAAGACGAGAATCTAATCTCGTCCAGGGATTACTGCAACGATACGCTAGACAATGAACTGGAATCCGAGGAAGTGGTGCCGGACGTAACCGTGAAGACGCCAGTGGTAAATCGGGTTTCGTGTTGCTCGAAAAACACGAACAGGAATATCATCACGTCGAAGAAGTTCGAGATTTTCTGCCACGAGAACACGACTATCAGCTACATATCACCCGGCTGGAAGGATTATTGCGTGTACAACTCCTACAACACCGTGGACAATCAGTTCTACGAGCTGGCAAACAATCTGTCCACCCCTCGACCGGAAGAATCCAGTAGATTCGACGCATCCAAGTCCACGGGGAACGTGTTAGACAAGCACGCGGTCACGTACAACGTTAGCGGTCGAAACAATTCGTTCGTGATCAAGAATCTGCGCCATTACTCGCGCTACATCATTAGTATAGCCGCGTGCGGCGTCAAAGTCAACGAGTCGAATATGTGCTCATCGATTCAGTACACGAACACCCGAACGAGGAAGCGGAATCGTGCGGATGACGTGAAGAACGTGAAGGTGCAGGTGACCAACAACACCATCGTTGAGGTTTTTTGGGACCTGGTGAAAGATCCTAACGCCCTCACCGTTTCATACACCATCGAATACACCAACTTGGACGTGAAAGACGCGAAGAAGAGCACCGAGTGCATCCCACAAACTGGTCGAAGAGATACCGTGAACAGTTACTTGATCAAGAACCTGAGTCCTGGAAAATACAGTTTACGGATGAGGTCCACGTCGTTGGCCGGTGATGGTAACTTCTCGAACGTGGTGTATTTTTCCATAGGTCTGAGCAACACCACGCCCATCACGTTAATAGCGTTCTTCACATTTGGTGTTTTGTCTGTGATGTTGGTCGTTTTACTCATCGTTTTGAGGCATCATcagaagaggaagaaacagGAAAGACTGATCGCCAGTGTAAACCCTGATTACATAGAAACAAAGTACGTGATCGACGAGTGGGAAGTACCTAGGGAAAGCGTGGAGATCTTGGAGGAACTTGGTTTGGGCAATTTTGGTATGGTGTATAGGGGAGTGTACGACAAGACTACGCCAGTGGCCATCAAAACGATTTCGAAGACGGCTAGTCAGAGGGAGAAGAACGAGTTCCTGAACGAAGCCTCGGTAATGAAGAACTTTTCGACTTTTCACATAATTAAACTCATCGGCGTGGTATCCATCGAGAACCCCCCGTTCGTTATCATGGAATTAATGGAGAATGGAGATCTGAAGACCTATTTGCGTCGGATTCGCGACACCCATCTCGTGCCGGATGCCTGCAGAATTATGAGAATGGCAGCTGAGATAGCCGATGGTATGGCTTATTTGGAATCGAAAAAGTACGTCCACCGAGACTTAGCTGCGCGGAATTGCATGGTGTCGAAGAACTTGGTGTGCAAGATCGGTGACTTTGGCATGGCCAGAGACGTCTATGAAACGGACTACTACAAAATCGGTAGGAAAGGTCTTCTTCCAATCAGATGGATGGCACCGGAGAATCTGTCAGACGGTGTGTTTACGTCAGATTCTGACGTCTGGTCGTTCGGTGTGGTTCTCTATGAGATTTTAACTCTCGCAGAGATTCCTTACCAAGGTTTCTCTAACGAGGAAGTGCTCAGCCATGTATTGCACAAAGGGACTCTAAATATTCCACGTAATTGTCCCGAAAATATCCAGAAGATCATGGAGAAGTGTTTCAAGTGGCGACCAAACGATCGTCCCACGTTCATGGAGATCGTGTCAGAGCTGGAGCCGTTTCTTGGCCAAGATTTCTACGAAAAATCGTTCTACCACTCGATGGAAGGTGTGGAGAGCCGAAACTCGGGTATGAAGAAACCCTATCATCACGCAGCTCCTATCAGATTTCATTGG